A window of the Dyadobacter pollutisoli genome harbors these coding sequences:
- the kduI gene encoding 5-dehydro-4-deoxy-D-glucuronate isomerase: protein MQIRFESSRKEVSQMNTEALRENFLVPDIFENDKINFVYTHYDRVMIGGAIPATKSLQLETYDALKANYFLERREIGIINIGGDGKITADGNTFEISKLGCVYVGKGTQEVTLSSNDPANPAVFYLLSSPAHQSYPARLFTKEDATPVTIGSMETSNHRTIYKYIHLDGIQSSQLVMGLTVLQTGSVWNTMPSHVHDRRMEAYCYFDVPQNQRILHLMGEPSETRHLWVADRQAIISPPWSVHSGCGTSNYSFIWGMAGENKDYTDMDAVAIADLK from the coding sequence ATGCAAATCAGATTTGAAAGCAGCCGCAAAGAAGTATCTCAAATGAATACCGAGGCTTTGCGCGAGAATTTTTTAGTACCGGATATTTTCGAGAACGACAAGATCAATTTTGTTTATACCCATTACGACCGTGTGATGATCGGAGGCGCGATTCCGGCGACAAAGTCACTTCAACTGGAAACGTACGATGCATTAAAAGCAAACTACTTTCTGGAAAGACGCGAGATCGGGATCATTAACATTGGAGGAGACGGAAAAATTACTGCCGATGGTAATACATTCGAAATCAGCAAGCTTGGCTGTGTTTATGTAGGAAAAGGAACGCAGGAAGTAACATTATCGAGCAATGACCCTGCGAATCCCGCTGTGTTTTACTTGTTATCCTCACCTGCACATCAATCCTACCCTGCCCGTTTATTCACAAAAGAAGACGCCACGCCGGTCACAATCGGGAGCATGGAAACTTCCAATCACCGGACCATTTACAAATACATTCATTTGGACGGGATCCAGAGTTCCCAGCTTGTCATGGGCCTCACGGTATTGCAAACAGGGAGCGTCTGGAACACGATGCCTTCGCACGTTCACGACCGCAGAATGGAAGCTTATTGTTACTTCGATGTACCTCAAAACCAAAGAATTTTACATTTAATGGGCGAACCTTCCGAAACCCGACATTTGTGGGTGGCCGACAGGCAGGCGATTATTTCACCGCCCTGGTCGGTCCATTCAGGTTGTGGAACTTCAAACTACTCATTCATATGGGGCATGGCCGGAGAAAATAAGGATTACACAGATATGGACGCGGTCGCCATCGCAGATCTCAAATAA
- a CDS encoding SDR family oxidoreductase: protein MNIVNLFDLKGKKALITGCNRGIGKAMAEALAEAGADIIGVSSSLSLNDSEIHQSISQTGRNFYPYQVDLGNRESLYAFIEKVKTEHPQIDILINNAGIIMRQPAAEHSDAYWDQVLNINLDAPYILSRELGKEMIARGYGKIIFTASLLTFQGGINVPGYTASKSAIGGLIKALANEWAGKGVNVNGIAPGYINTDNTEALRNDPVRSKSILDRIPAGRWGMPEDFKGPALFLASDASSYVNGTILTVDGGWMGR from the coding sequence ATGAATATTGTTAATTTATTTGACCTAAAAGGCAAAAAAGCGCTCATCACCGGATGCAACCGCGGAATAGGAAAAGCAATGGCGGAAGCACTGGCAGAGGCCGGCGCCGACATCATAGGCGTATCGTCTTCCCTCAGCCTCAATGATAGTGAAATTCACCAGTCCATTAGCCAAACAGGCCGTAATTTTTATCCTTACCAGGTCGATCTTGGGAACAGAGAAAGCCTTTACGCGTTCATTGAAAAGGTAAAAACGGAACATCCGCAAATTGATATCCTGATCAATAATGCCGGAATTATTATGAGACAACCCGCCGCAGAGCATTCCGACGCCTATTGGGACCAGGTTTTGAATATCAATCTGGACGCGCCGTATATTCTTTCCCGGGAACTGGGCAAGGAAATGATTGCCCGTGGTTATGGAAAAATCATTTTTACCGCTTCGCTGCTCACTTTCCAGGGCGGGATCAATGTGCCGGGTTATACTGCTTCCAAGAGCGCTATCGGTGGGCTGATCAAAGCACTGGCCAATGAATGGGCGGGCAAAGGCGTGAACGTGAACGGCATTGCGCCGGGCTACATTAATACCGACAATACCGAAGCATTGCGAAACGATCCGGTCAGAAGTAAATCCATTCTGGACCGCATTCCTGCCGGCAGGTGGGGTATGCCGGAAGATTTCAAAGGCCCAGCCTTATTTCTCGCATCCGACGCATCCAGCTACGTAAATGGCACCATCCTGACCGTCGATGGCGGCTGGATGGGAAGATAA
- a CDS encoding LacI family DNA-binding transcriptional regulator: METITIKDIAKALNLSTSTVSRALRNSYEINPETKKLVMEYAERMNYRPNPIALSLKDSKSKSIGVIIPEIANHFFSQLINGIESIAYNLGYHVVIFQSHESYEREVANTNYLVSRKVDGLLISLSSLTTNLRHFQELMEKGLPIVFLDRVPKEIETHKVVADNFAGSYEATKHLILTGRKRIAHLTSPIYLSITTERLAGYKQALEDFGIPFEESYVKYCHHGGKVVSENEAAVHEMLDMPEPPDAIFTASDRLTTGCMSVLQKSNIKIPDEIAIVGFTNISVAELLNPPLTAVVQPAMEMGQQAVELLIRLIEHPQKTGDYEIRSLKTSLMIRESSAGKSIEQ, translated from the coding sequence TTGGAAACAATTACCATAAAAGATATTGCCAAAGCACTGAACCTTTCGACATCGACGGTTTCACGTGCTTTGCGGAATAGCTACGAAATTAATCCGGAGACCAAAAAACTGGTGATGGAGTATGCCGAGCGAATGAATTACCGGCCGAACCCCATCGCACTGAGTTTAAAAGACAGCAAAAGCAAGTCTATTGGGGTTATTATTCCTGAAATTGCCAACCACTTTTTTTCGCAGCTGATCAATGGGATCGAGTCGATTGCATATAATCTCGGCTACCATGTGGTGATTTTTCAAAGTCACGAATCGTATGAGCGTGAGGTTGCCAACACCAATTATCTGGTGTCCCGTAAAGTCGATGGCCTATTGATATCACTTTCCAGTTTGACAACCAATTTGCGGCACTTTCAGGAATTAATGGAAAAAGGTCTCCCCATTGTTTTTCTGGACCGGGTACCGAAAGAAATTGAAACACATAAAGTAGTAGCAGATAATTTTGCAGGGAGCTACGAAGCGACCAAGCATCTCATTCTGACGGGCAGAAAACGCATCGCGCATTTAACAAGCCCAATTTACCTGTCGATCACGACGGAGCGGCTGGCTGGTTATAAACAGGCATTGGAGGACTTCGGTATCCCGTTTGAAGAATCTTATGTGAAGTATTGTCACCATGGAGGTAAGGTAGTGAGTGAAAATGAGGCGGCGGTACATGAAATGCTCGACATGCCAGAACCGCCCGATGCCATTTTCACCGCCAGCGACAGACTTACGACGGGCTGCATGTCTGTGCTGCAAAAGAGCAATATCAAGATACCGGACGAAATCGCGATCGTAGGTTTTACCAATATCAGTGTTGCCGAATTATTGAACCCACCATTAACCGCCGTTGTTCAACCTGCGATGGAAATGGGCCAACAGGCCGTGGAATTATTGATCCGGCTGATCGAACATCCCCAGAAAACGGGAGACTATGAGATCAGGTCGTTGAAAACTTCCTTGATGATCAGGGAATCATCTGCCGGTAAATCCATTGAACAATAA